Proteins from a single region of Streptomyces marianii:
- the trpA gene encoding tryptophan synthase subunit alpha has product MTALTPAAIGLTTLLAHRRRPALGAFLPAGFPNWTAGIDTLRAFTRHGADFLEVGVPHRTPALDGPDITQAYAQALSQGARMAHVLSTVRLAASSTGAPVVVMSYWSSVLDFGIQRFAHDFAQAGAAGVMIPDLPVAEADEWTEAARAAGIHTPQFAPRDANDDQMDTIAQAASGWLYAPAAPAPTGYQGDLDIPALRDFTTRLRTHSALPVVGGVGISTPRLAGEVAPFVDAVVIGSPLVRPLLEHRSSSGLDSAVEQVRAFAHALRTPASAGARTA; this is encoded by the coding sequence ATGACCGCACTGACCCCCGCCGCGATCGGGCTGACCACGCTGCTCGCCCACCGCCGGCGCCCCGCCCTCGGCGCCTTCCTGCCCGCCGGCTTCCCCAACTGGACAGCCGGGATCGACACCCTGCGCGCCTTCACCCGTCACGGAGCTGACTTCCTCGAGGTCGGTGTTCCGCACCGCACACCCGCCCTCGACGGGCCCGACATCACCCAGGCATACGCGCAGGCCCTCAGCCAAGGGGCCCGAATGGCCCACGTGCTCTCCACGGTCCGCCTCGCAGCGTCCAGCACCGGCGCACCGGTCGTCGTCATGAGCTACTGGTCCTCCGTCCTCGACTTCGGCATCCAACGCTTCGCTCACGACTTCGCCCAGGCAGGCGCAGCCGGCGTGATGATCCCCGACCTGCCCGTAGCGGAAGCCGACGAGTGGACGGAGGCCGCCCGAGCAGCGGGCATTCACACTCCGCAGTTCGCGCCGCGCGACGCCAACGACGACCAGATGGACACCATCGCTCAAGCCGCCTCCGGGTGGCTCTACGCCCCGGCCGCCCCCGCACCCACCGGCTACCAAGGCGACCTGGACATCCCCGCGCTGCGTGACTTCACCACGAGGCTGCGCACCCACAGCGCCCTTCCAGTGGTCGGCGGCGTTGGCATCTCCACCCCGCGCCTCGCCGGAGAAGTCGCTCCGTTCGTCGACGCTGTGGTGATCGGCTCGCCACTGGTGCGGCCCCTGCTCGAACACCGTTCGTCCAGCGGTCTCGACAGCGCTGTGGAACAGGTGAGGGCCTTCGCTCACGCGCTGCGCACACCTGCCTCTGCCGGTGCCCGAACCGCGTGA
- a CDS encoding HNH endonuclease family protein: protein MDSHPRFTRPTALAALVLAVALTGCSPLADPHPGDNAKAPAPAAVGTARMALGELTVKGPAPMTGYDREKLFGPAWSDSTTAPGGGNSCDTRNDVLRRDLHSIRYKAASRCVIAAGVLDDPYTGEQISFVRGPQSSKIQVDHVVALGASWRTGAAGLTQEQRRALGNDPLNLITSAGPVNAAKSDADAAGWLPPSKSFHCPYVARQIAVKAKYRLWVTAAEQAAMSRVLAECPDEPLPTDTSKDVALPGLT, encoded by the coding sequence TTGGACTCCCACCCCCGTTTCACACGCCCAACGGCGTTGGCCGCCCTGGTCCTCGCCGTCGCCCTGACCGGCTGCTCGCCGCTCGCAGACCCGCACCCCGGCGACAACGCGAAGGCGCCCGCCCCAGCCGCCGTCGGCACTGCCCGGATGGCCCTGGGCGAACTGACCGTCAAAGGCCCGGCCCCGATGACCGGATACGACCGGGAGAAGCTCTTCGGCCCGGCCTGGTCGGACTCGACCACGGCCCCCGGCGGCGGGAACTCGTGTGACACCCGCAACGACGTCCTGCGCCGCGACCTGCACAGCATCCGCTACAAGGCCGCCTCGCGGTGCGTCATCGCCGCAGGCGTCCTGGACGACCCGTACACGGGCGAGCAGATCAGCTTCGTCCGCGGCCCGCAGAGCTCCAAGATCCAGGTAGACCACGTCGTCGCCCTGGGGGCGAGCTGGCGGACGGGCGCGGCTGGGCTCACGCAGGAGCAGCGACGGGCCTTGGGGAACGACCCCCTCAATCTGATCACCTCGGCAGGACCGGTGAACGCCGCCAAGTCCGACGCGGACGCCGCGGGCTGGCTGCCGCCGAGCAAGTCCTTCCACTGCCCGTACGTCGCGCGGCAGATCGCCGTGAAGGCCAAGTACCGGCTGTGGGTGACCGCAGCCGAGCAGGCCGCCATGTCCCGGGTCCTGGCCGAGTGCCCCGACGAGCCGCTTCCCACCGACACCAGCAAGGACGTCGCCCTGCCGGGGCTGACGTGA
- a CDS encoding IclR family transcriptional regulator, translated as MSRIPTRPSSSGSWSPPGVPPVLAAVSSSRQPPQSAGRGFRVLHALLHLGARDEHQLAEIARAAGLQPSHASKLLKAAAAENLVERGTRRGTYRLTRESAPLAQEPRTPASTPTVRRIVEDLQQETEVAAAWHEPHFRVGLGLHLTLVDMACPQPELRTAAAQQDGNLRTTAAGRAVLAYAPSEIAVGPDDLPLTLPPATQDTIRSTRIALRRYPGVCTLATPVLRGQHLVGVLSVTGDDRLFQDPLRAQEFAVLLRRAAGRAAGPLRQQAAGRRTA; from the coding sequence ATGTCCCGCATCCCGACGAGACCCTCCTCGTCCGGCAGCTGGTCCCCGCCCGGCGTGCCGCCGGTCCTCGCCGCCGTGAGCAGCAGCCGTCAGCCTCCGCAGTCCGCCGGCCGCGGGTTTCGGGTCCTTCACGCCCTGCTGCATCTGGGCGCCCGTGACGAGCATCAGCTCGCCGAAATCGCCCGTGCCGCGGGCCTGCAGCCGTCGCACGCCTCCAAGCTCCTCAAGGCCGCCGCTGCGGAGAACCTTGTCGAGCGCGGCACCCGCCGCGGTACCTACCGGCTCACCCGGGAGTCCGCCCCGTTGGCTCAGGAGCCCAGGACACCCGCATCCACGCCGACCGTCCGCCGCATCGTCGAGGATCTGCAGCAGGAGACAGAAGTCGCCGCCGCCTGGCACGAGCCGCACTTCCGTGTCGGCCTCGGGCTGCACCTCACCCTCGTCGACATGGCGTGCCCGCAGCCGGAGCTGCGGACCGCAGCCGCGCAGCAGGACGGCAACCTGCGAACGACCGCCGCCGGACGTGCCGTTCTCGCCTACGCGCCCTCCGAGATCGCCGTCGGCCCCGACGACCTCCCGCTCACTCTGCCTCCCGCTACGCAGGACACCATCCGCTCCACCCGGATCGCGCTGCGCCGGTACCCCGGCGTGTGCACCTTGGCCACACCCGTGCTGCGTGGGCAGCACCTGGTCGGCGTTCTCAGCGTGACCGGCGACGACCGGCTCTTCCAGGACCCCCTACGGGCACAGGAGTTCGCTGTGCTGCTCCGCCGTGCCGCCGGCCGCGCCGCCGGACCGTTGCGTCAGCAGGCGGCCGGCCGCCGGACCGCCTGA
- a CDS encoding MFS transporter, translating into MTTSPLLHRPSGPTAPTTPRYRDVLATPYVTRLLAGAVIGHLPVAMAPLAILVAVRADGGTLSLAGALAAVYGLAAAIGQPLWGRLLDRRGHYLAIGVTAVVSAAAFAALAFLHPAQYPGPAAVVAAVAGLCTPPLEAALRVLWPHVVHSPHERRAALALDACAQELVFIGGPLLVLALHTLTGTTLVLIATAAIVLAGCALFLTTPPTRTWKPSYTPTHWLGPIRIPGLRALAAALFGAGITLGALNVVALAAAERHHAEYLSTMMPAALAAGSLIGGLLYGRRTWPGSPTRQLLAIGGGFAVGSLPMLADPIPALAITTAVLPGLFLAPLLVTAFHTLDFLVPRHTLAEASAWLIACLGLGQAAGTALAGLVPAATAPAAAAGVAAGGAAAGFVVLWATRRRLTPDAGHPATPPTAPSR; encoded by the coding sequence ATGACCACCAGCCCCCTCCTGCACCGACCGAGCGGACCGACCGCACCCACCACCCCCCGCTACCGGGACGTCCTCGCCACCCCGTACGTCACCCGCCTGCTCGCAGGCGCCGTCATCGGTCACCTGCCGGTCGCGATGGCGCCGCTGGCGATCCTGGTCGCAGTTCGCGCCGACGGCGGAACACTGAGCCTGGCCGGAGCCCTCGCCGCCGTGTACGGTCTCGCGGCCGCAATCGGCCAGCCCCTGTGGGGGCGCCTGCTGGACCGGCGCGGCCACTACCTCGCCATCGGTGTGACTGCCGTGGTCTCCGCAGCCGCTTTCGCCGCTCTCGCCTTCCTCCACCCGGCCCAGTACCCCGGCCCCGCCGCAGTCGTCGCCGCGGTCGCCGGTCTGTGCACCCCGCCGCTGGAGGCCGCGCTGCGCGTGCTGTGGCCGCACGTCGTGCACAGCCCTCACGAACGCCGCGCCGCGCTCGCGCTCGACGCCTGCGCCCAGGAGCTCGTGTTCATCGGCGGCCCGCTCCTCGTCCTGGCCCTGCACACCCTGACCGGCACCACCCTCGTGCTCATCGCCACAGCCGCGATCGTGCTCGCCGGGTGCGCGCTGTTCCTCACCACACCGCCGACCCGCACGTGGAAGCCGTCCTACACCCCCACACACTGGCTCGGCCCGATCCGCATCCCCGGCCTGCGCGCCCTCGCGGCAGCCCTGTTCGGGGCGGGCATCACCCTGGGAGCGCTCAACGTCGTCGCCCTCGCCGCAGCCGAACGCCACCACGCCGAGTACCTCTCGACGATGATGCCCGCGGCGCTCGCCGCCGGCAGCCTGATCGGCGGCCTCCTCTACGGGCGCCGCACCTGGCCCGGCTCACCGACGCGACAGCTCCTCGCGATCGGTGGCGGCTTCGCGGTCGGCTCCCTGCCCATGCTCGCCGACCCCATCCCCGCCCTGGCCATCACGACCGCTGTCCTGCCCGGCCTCTTCCTCGCGCCGCTGCTGGTGACCGCCTTCCACACGCTGGACTTCCTCGTCCCCCGCCACACCCTCGCCGAGGCGTCGGCCTGGCTCATCGCCTGCCTGGGCCTGGGACAGGCCGCCGGGACCGCACTCGCGGGGCTCGTTCCAGCGGCCACTGCTCCCGCGGCAGCAGCAGGCGTTGCCGCCGGCGGGGCCGCAGCCGGATTCGTCGTGCTCTGGGCCACACGCCGCCGCCTCACCCCAGATGCCGGCCACCCTGCGACGCCGCCTACTGCGCCGAGCCGCTGA